In the genome of Bacillus sp. S3, one region contains:
- a CDS encoding amidohydrolase, whose protein sequence is MTKILLKNANVYPVTSKPLKNIDVLIETGKIKKIGRNLTSDLSVTIIDCRGYYLFPGFIDVHTHLGLYDEGTGWAGNDANETAEALTPHIRAIDGVYPLDPAFTDTVKSGITTVHVMPGSANVIGGTTSVIKTTGKNIKKMLVQEIAGLKIALGENPKRIHSNGNSHSITRMGIMGMLREAFYQAIHADDPEELRIAPIVMALKREIPVRIHAHRADDIITALRFAEEFNLDLRIEHCTEGHLIAGELAEIDLKVSVGPTLTRRSKVELKNKTWKTYQELTDHGVEVSITTDHPYTPIQYLNICASLAVREGLAEQKALEGITILPARNLKIDDKVGSIEEGKDADLVLWSHHPFHYLSKPKWTMIGGEFVYIET, encoded by the coding sequence ATGACAAAAATACTTTTAAAAAATGCCAATGTTTATCCGGTTACATCCAAACCGCTTAAAAATATCGATGTCCTGATTGAAACTGGAAAAATAAAAAAAATCGGTCGAAATCTTACGTCTGATTTATCTGTAACGATTATAGACTGCCGCGGTTATTATCTTTTTCCGGGATTTATTGATGTTCATACACATTTAGGACTTTATGATGAGGGTACTGGGTGGGCCGGAAATGATGCAAACGAAACAGCAGAAGCCCTCACACCACATATCCGAGCCATTGATGGGGTCTATCCATTGGATCCCGCGTTTACTGATACAGTTAAAAGCGGAATTACTACCGTACACGTTATGCCTGGAAGTGCTAATGTAATTGGGGGAACCACTTCTGTAATCAAAACTACTGGAAAAAATATAAAAAAAATGCTCGTACAGGAAATTGCCGGATTAAAAATTGCTTTAGGTGAAAACCCAAAAAGAATTCACAGTAACGGCAATAGTCATTCCATCACTAGAATGGGAATTATGGGGATGCTTAGAGAAGCATTCTACCAAGCTATCCATGCTGATGACCCTGAAGAACTGAGAATTGCACCGATTGTTATGGCACTAAAAAGGGAAATACCGGTAAGAATCCATGCACACCGAGCAGATGATATTATCACTGCATTAAGGTTCGCCGAAGAATTTAATCTGGATTTACGAATTGAGCATTGCACCGAAGGACATTTAATTGCCGGTGAATTAGCTGAAATCGATTTAAAGGTTTCCGTTGGGCCCACACTGACTAGAAGATCAAAAGTCGAATTAAAAAATAAAACCTGGAAGACATATCAGGAATTGACCGATCACGGTGTCGAAGTGTCGATTACGACAGATCATCCATACACACCAATCCAATACTTAAATATTTGTGCAAGCTTAGCTGTCCGAGAAGGATTAGCAGAGCAAAAAGCACTTGAGGGCATTACCATTCTACCGGCAAGAAATTTAAAAATTGACGATAAGGTTGGCAGTATCGAGGAAGGGAAAGATGCGGATTTAGTCCTCTGGAGCCATCATCCTTTCCATTATCTCTCAAAGCCAAAATGGACGATGATTGGCGGCGAATTTGTTTATATCGAAACGTAG
- a CDS encoding GNAT family N-acetyltransferase encodes MLKKRDLHDSHTLYELMTHPDVFPFVRQKADSYEEFIFITKQTIEAEERGECISRTILDEWGSPIGTINLYDIENQAGFLGTWLGKPFHGKGYNSPAKDAFFQELFYEAGIEIVFMRIRKVNIRSIKAAEKLPYVVKANETRSSIYQQLNANGEVYDLYEIPKDLYTFHLLRTGSQQTDSSHLLEA; translated from the coding sequence ATGTTGAAGAAACGTGATCTTCATGACAGCCACACATTGTACGAATTAATGACGCACCCTGATGTCTTCCCTTTTGTACGTCAAAAAGCTGATTCCTATGAAGAATTCATTTTTATAACAAAGCAAACAATTGAAGCTGAAGAGCGCGGTGAATGTATTTCACGGACGATTCTCGATGAATGGGGTTCACCAATTGGTACAATTAACTTATATGATATTGAAAATCAAGCTGGTTTTTTAGGAACATGGCTGGGGAAGCCTTTTCATGGCAAAGGGTATAACAGCCCTGCCAAAGATGCCTTTTTTCAAGAACTATTTTACGAAGCAGGGATCGAGATAGTTTTTATGCGAATCCGAAAAGTAAATATCCGCTCCATTAAGGCCGCGGAAAAACTACCATATGTTGTGAAAGCGAATGAAACAAGAAGTTCCATTTATCAGCAATTGAACGCTAACGGTGAAGTGTATGATTTATACGAAATTCCAAAAGATTTGTATACCTTTCATCTGTTACGAACCGGCTCCCAACAAACGGATTCTTCTCATTTGTTAGAAGCATAA